The following DNA comes from Thermodesulfobacteriota bacterium.
ACCATAGGGCAGGGCCAGTTTCATCAGGTTTTTCCGGTAAACGGCCATGGTCATCAGTCCCGCCAGGGTACCGGCCGCGGAGCTGACCAGGATGATAAACAGCACGCCCACCCAGCCGCACCAGGCGCCGATCATGGCCAGCAGCTTGACATCACCCATGCCCATGCCGTCCGTCCCGGTCAGCAGTTTATAAACCAGGGCCACCAGATACAGGCTGCCGCCGCCGGCCAGGATCCCCAGAAGCGGTTCGGTCCAGGGCATTTTCCCGATAAAAACCGCCGCCAGGAAACAGATGACAATGCCGGGAAGGGTGATGCCGTCGGGTATGATGCGGTAATCGATATCAATAAAAATGACCACGATCAGGGCGGCGACAAAGGCGAAAAGAAAGACGCCCGCCGCCGTCAGACCGAACCGGGCGTAAACAGCCAGGGCCGCCAGGCCGGTCATGACCTCGACCAGCCAGTACCGGAAGGGAATATTCAGACCGCAGCTCCGGCAGCGGCCGCCGAGCAGCAGCCAGCTGATCACCGGAATATTGTCCCAGGGCCTGATTCGCCGCTCACACTGGGGGCAGGACGAAGGCGGGAAGACAATCGATTTTCCCAGGGGCAGCCGGTAAATACAGACGTTCAGAAAACTGCCCAGGCAGGCTCCCCACACGAAAACAAAAATTTTTACAATAGATTCCGGAATGTTAATCATATTTATGGCCAAACCTCCGCATGGATTTTGATACTACGGGGTTACCGCTTAAAAAGCAAGACCGGCGGAACAAAGCAGCCAAAATTGCTTTTTCAGGGCCGGCGCCGGTGTTACGGCCCGACAAGAACAGCTTAATGCCCCTTTTATTCAAACACTTAACCTTTTTTTCACAGACTGACCCCCAGCCGCAACGCAAATTTGTTGAAACGCCGGGAGATATTGGTGGTAAAGTCGGTTGTAAAAAGGTAAAGAAGCATTATATTATTTTTCAAAAATGACCGTAAAGGAATGAAAACCATGGGTGAAACCGACAAAGACGACCTCATCAATATACTTGAAGAACAGGATCTGGACCCGGATGTTCCGGAAAAACTGCCGCTTTTGCCGATACGGGACGTGGTGATCTTCACTGACATGGTTCTGCCGCTGTTTATCGGGCGGGAGCGGTCCATCGCCTCGGTGGAGGCTGCCATGGCCACTCCCAGCAAATACCTGCTGCTGGTTTCCCAGAAAGACCCGGCCGACGAAGTTCCCACGCCGGACAGCATCTACCGGGTCGGCACCGTCGGAAAAATCCTGCGCATGCTCAAACTGCCCGACGGCCACCTGAAAACCCTGGTCCAGGGCATTGCCAAAGCAAAAATCACCGAGTACGTGGAAGCGCCGCCGGGTTACTGGGTCAAGGTCGAACTCATCAAGGAAACGCCCCTTGAAAATATCGACATCCAGGCCGAGGCATTGATGCGCACCGTTCGGGAGCAATGCGAAAAAATCCTGACCCTGCGCGGCGAAATGTCCGCCGAAATCGACGGCATCCTGGAAAGCATGGACGATCCCGGCAAATTGGCCGATCTGATCGCCTCCAACCTGAAGCTGAAAATCGAAGAGGCCCAGGAGCTTCTGGAGACCATCGATCCCATTCAACGGTTGACCCGGATCAATGAAACCCTCTCCCGCGAAATCGACCTGTCCACCATTCAGGCCCGGATTCACTCCAACGTCAAAGACGAGATTTTCAAGACCCAGCGGGATTACTACCTGAGGGAACAGATGCGCGCCATCAACAAGGAACTGGGAGAGACGGATGAACGGACCATTGAAATCAATGAATACGCCGAGCGCATCAAAAAAGCCCGCATGCCCAAGCACGCCCGGGCCGAGGCCGACCGCCAGCTCAAGCGCCTGGGCCAGATGCATCCCGACTCTTCGGAGGCGTCCATTGTCAGGACCTATCTGGACTGGATGGCGGATATCCCCTGGCACCATACCACCAAGGACGTCCTGGACATCAAAAAGGCCAAGGCCATCCTGGATGAGGATCACTACGGACTGAACAACGTCAAGGACCGCATCCTCGAATACCTGAGCGTGAGAAAACTCAATCCGGAAATGAAAGGCCCGATTCTCTGTTTTATCGGCGCTCCCGGAGTGGGCAAAACCTCCCTGGGCAAATCCATCGCCCGGGCCATGGGCCGCAAGTTCGTGCGCGTTTCCCTGGGCGGCATCCGCGACGAAGCCGAAATCCGCGGCCACCGCCGGACATACATCGGCGCCCTGCCCGGCCGCATCATCCAGGGACTGAAACAGGGCGGTTCGAAGAACCCGGTATTTATCATGGATGAAATCGACAAGCTGGGCTCCGATTTCCGGGGAGATCCATCGGCCGCCCTGCTGGAGGCCCTGGACCCGGAACAGAACACGGAGTTTTCCGATCACTATCTTAATATCGCCTTTGATCTTTCCAAGGTGCTGTTCATCCTGACGGCCAACCAGCCCGACGGCATTCCGCACGCCCTCTATGACCGCATGGAAATCATCAACATCCCGGGATACACCGAGGAAGAGAAAAAGAAGATCGCCGAAAAATACCTGCTGCCGCGGCAACTCAAGGAAAACGGCCTCAAGGATAAGCAGGTATCCATCAGCGGATCGGCCATTCTGAAGATCATCAATAATTTCACCGCCGAGGCCGGCCTGCGAAACCTGGAACGGGAACTGGGCACGGTCTGCCGCAAGATTGCCCGGAAAATAGCCGAAGGGGAAAAGACCTCCCAGACCGTTACCGCCGCCAACCTGAACAAGTACCTCGGCATCCCCCGGTTCATTCCCGAAATGGACAAGGAAGAAAGCCAGGTCGGCCTGTCCACCGGCCTGGCCTGGACCCAGACCGGCGGGGAGGCCATGTACGTGGAAGTGTCCTTCTTCCCGGGCAAGGGGGAACTGATTCTGACCGGCCAGCTGGGTGAAATCATGCAGGAGTCGGCCCGGGCGGCCCTGACATACGCCCGGGCGAACCTGAAAAAATTCGGCCTCAAACCCGCCGTCCTGGACAATACCGATATCCATATCCATGTCCCGGCCGGGTCCATCCCCAAGGACGGGCCTTCCGCCGGCGTGGCCATCGCCTCCGCGCTGATCTCCATGCTGACCGGATCGCCGGTCAACAGCGACGTGGCCATGACCGGAGAGATCACCCTGCGCGGCCGGGTGCTGCCCGTGGGCGGATTAAAGGAAAAGGCCCTGGGCGCTTTGAGGGCGGGGATAAAAACCATTATCGTTCCGGAAAAAAACCGCAAGGACATCTCGGAAATCCCCGGCGAGGTCAAGCGGAAAGTGAATTTTATCTTTGTGGATTCCATGGACAAGGTTCTCCCCGTCGCGCTGAAAATCAAACCCGGAAAACCGGCCGGGAAAAAGAACGCCATAAAAAAACAGGCCGGGAAAAAAACGCCCCGGAAGAAGGCCGCCGGGAAAAAGTCCAGATGAGAATCCTGGCCGTCAATACCGCCACGCCGGCCTGCGGAGTGGCCGTGGTGGACGAGGGGACCGTGTCCGCCCACGCCGTCATCAACAGCGGGGAAACCCATGCCCGTCAACTGCTTCCCCTCATCGACCGGACGTTGAATTCATGTCGCCTGACGGTGGCCGACCTGGACGGATTCGCGGCGG
Coding sequences within:
- a CDS encoding prepilin peptidase; the encoded protein is MINIPESIVKIFVFVWGACLGSFLNVCIYRLPLGKSIVFPPSSCPQCERRIRPWDNIPVISWLLLGGRCRSCGLNIPFRYWLVEVMTGLAALAVYARFGLTAAGVFLFAFVAALIVVIFIDIDYRIIPDGITLPGIVICFLAAVFIGKMPWTEPLLGILAGGGSLYLVALVYKLLTGTDGMGMGDVKLLAMIGAWCGWVGVLFIILVSSAAGTLAGLMTMAVYRKNLMKLALPYGPFLALGAILYVFYGPEIIWWYFGMMGY
- the lon gene encoding endopeptidase La, whose translation is MGETDKDDLINILEEQDLDPDVPEKLPLLPIRDVVIFTDMVLPLFIGRERSIASVEAAMATPSKYLLLVSQKDPADEVPTPDSIYRVGTVGKILRMLKLPDGHLKTLVQGIAKAKITEYVEAPPGYWVKVELIKETPLENIDIQAEALMRTVREQCEKILTLRGEMSAEIDGILESMDDPGKLADLIASNLKLKIEEAQELLETIDPIQRLTRINETLSREIDLSTIQARIHSNVKDEIFKTQRDYYLREQMRAINKELGETDERTIEINEYAERIKKARMPKHARAEADRQLKRLGQMHPDSSEASIVRTYLDWMADIPWHHTTKDVLDIKKAKAILDEDHYGLNNVKDRILEYLSVRKLNPEMKGPILCFIGAPGVGKTSLGKSIARAMGRKFVRVSLGGIRDEAEIRGHRRTYIGALPGRIIQGLKQGGSKNPVFIMDEIDKLGSDFRGDPSAALLEALDPEQNTEFSDHYLNIAFDLSKVLFILTANQPDGIPHALYDRMEIINIPGYTEEEKKKIAEKYLLPRQLKENGLKDKQVSISGSAILKIINNFTAEAGLRNLERELGTVCRKIARKIAEGEKTSQTVTAANLNKYLGIPRFIPEMDKEESQVGLSTGLAWTQTGGEAMYVEVSFFPGKGELILTGQLGEIMQESARAALTYARANLKKFGLKPAVLDNTDIHIHVPAGSIPKDGPSAGVAIASALISMLTGSPVNSDVAMTGEITLRGRVLPVGGLKEKALGALRAGIKTIIVPEKNRKDISEIPGEVKRKVNFIFVDSMDKVLPVALKIKPGKPAGKKNAIKKQAGKKTPRKKAAGKKSR